From Etheostoma cragini isolate CJK2018 chromosome 17, CSU_Ecrag_1.0, whole genome shotgun sequence, one genomic window encodes:
- the agpat4 gene encoding 1-acyl-sn-glycerol-3-phosphate acyltransferase delta isoform X2, whose translation MALLQKLKSQFVCQMMIWYVFLVSGVIINLLQICTLPLWLVSKQLARRINIRLGYCISSQMVAALEWWSGTECTLYTDPKSYPLYGKENAIVVLNHSHEIDFLCGWTFCDRFGVLGSSKVLAKKELSYVPVIGWMWYFLEIVFCKRKWEEDRRTVAQSLQNLRDYPENYWFLLFCEGTRFTSMKHQISMQVAESKGLPKLKYHLLPRTKGFWVTVQNLRGTVAAVYDSTLNFRNNEVPTLLGVLNGMKYHADLYVRRIPLELIPEDEAECAAWLHKLYQEKDSFQEHYKQTGRFPGPTVSPPQRPWALINWLFWACLLLYPLGLLLAQLISTASIMTILASVALCSAVSLGVRWMIGQTETGRGSSYGSKEVPLNNN comes from the exons ATGGCCCTCTTGCAGAAGCTGAAGTCCCAGTTTGTGTGCCAGATGATGATCTGGTATGTGTTCCTGGTCAGCGGCGTCATTATCAACCTGTTGCAGATCTGTACTCTACCTCTGTGGCTGGTCAGTAAGCAGCTGGCCCGCAGGATCAACATCAGACTGGGCTATTGTATCAGCAGCC AGATGGTAGCTGCGCTGGAGTGGTGGTCTGGGACAGAATGCACGCTCTACACAGACCCAAAGAGTTATCCACTCTATGGAAAGGAGAATGCAATTGTGGTTCTCAACCACAGCCATGAGATCGACTTCCTGTGTGGCTGGACCTTTTGTGACAGATTCGGAGTTCTTGGG aGCTCCAAAGTGTTAGCCAAAAAAGAGTTGAGTTATGTACCTGTTATAGGCTGGATGTGGTACTTCCTGGAGATAGTTTTCTGCAAGAGGAAGTGGGAGGAGGACCGAAGGACGGTGGCTCAGAGTCTTCAGAACTTGCGGGATTATCCAGAAAACTACTGG TTCTTGCTTTTCTGCGAAGGAACACGCTTCACATCAATGAAGCACCAGATTAGCATGCAGGTGGCTGAGAGCAAAGGTTTACCCAAACTAAAGTATCATCTTCTGCCCAGGACCAAAGGATTCTGGGTAACTGTTCAAAACCTCAGAGGAACTG TGGCAGCTGTTTATGATTCCACTCTGAACTTCAGAAATAATGAAGTCCCAACCTTGCTCGGAGTTCTTAATGGGATGAAATATCATGCAGATTTATATGTGAG GAGAATCCCTCTGGAGCTGATCCCAGAAGATGAGGCGGAGTGTGCTGCTTGGCTCCACAAACTCTACCAGGAAAAG GATAGCTTTCAGGAGCACTACAAACAAACAGGGCGTTTCCCTGGCCCCACTGTGAGCCCTCCACAGCGACCATGGGCCTTGATCAACTGGCTGTTCTGGGCCTGCTTGCTCCTCTACCCGCTGGGCCTGCTACTTGCTCAACTGATCAGCACTGCATCGATAATGACCATCTTAGCATCTGTGGCTCTCTGCTCTGCAG TTTCACTGGGAGTTCGCTGGATGATTGGCCAGACTGAGACTGGCAGAGGCTCAAGCTATGGGAGTAAGGAAGTTCCTCTAAACAACAACT AA
- the agpat4 gene encoding 1-acyl-sn-glycerol-3-phosphate acyltransferase delta isoform X1 gives MALLQKLKSQFVCQMMIWYVFLVSGVIINLLQICTLPLWLVSKQLARRINIRLGYCISSQMVAALEWWSGTECTLYTDPKSYPLYGKENAIVVLNHSHEIDFLCGWTFCDRFGVLGSSKVLAKKELSYVPVIGWMWYFLEIVFCKRKWEEDRRTVAQSLQNLRDYPENYWFLLFCEGTRFTSMKHQISMQVAESKGLPKLKYHLLPRTKGFWVTVQNLRGTVAAVYDSTLNFRNNEVPTLLGVLNGMKYHADLYVRRIPLELIPEDEAECAAWLHKLYQEKDSFQEHYKQTGRFPGPTVSPPQRPWALINWLFWACLLLYPLGLLLAQLISTASIMTILASVALCSAVSLGVRWMIGQTETGRGSSYGSKEVPLNNN, from the exons ATGGCCCTCTTGCAGAAGCTGAAGTCCCAGTTTGTGTGCCAGATGATGATCTGGTATGTGTTCCTGGTCAGCGGCGTCATTATCAACCTGTTGCAGATCTGTACTCTACCTCTGTGGCTGGTCAGTAAGCAGCTGGCCCGCAGGATCAACATCAGACTGGGCTATTGTATCAGCAGCC AGATGGTAGCTGCGCTGGAGTGGTGGTCTGGGACAGAATGCACGCTCTACACAGACCCAAAGAGTTATCCACTCTATGGAAAGGAGAATGCAATTGTGGTTCTCAACCACAGCCATGAGATCGACTTCCTGTGTGGCTGGACCTTTTGTGACAGATTCGGAGTTCTTGGG aGCTCCAAAGTGTTAGCCAAAAAAGAGTTGAGTTATGTACCTGTTATAGGCTGGATGTGGTACTTCCTGGAGATAGTTTTCTGCAAGAGGAAGTGGGAGGAGGACCGAAGGACGGTGGCTCAGAGTCTTCAGAACTTGCGGGATTATCCAGAAAACTACTGG TTCTTGCTTTTCTGCGAAGGAACACGCTTCACATCAATGAAGCACCAGATTAGCATGCAGGTGGCTGAGAGCAAAGGTTTACCCAAACTAAAGTATCATCTTCTGCCCAGGACCAAAGGATTCTGGGTAACTGTTCAAAACCTCAGAGGAACTG TGGCAGCTGTTTATGATTCCACTCTGAACTTCAGAAATAATGAAGTCCCAACCTTGCTCGGAGTTCTTAATGGGATGAAATATCATGCAGATTTATATGTGAG GAGAATCCCTCTGGAGCTGATCCCAGAAGATGAGGCGGAGTGTGCTGCTTGGCTCCACAAACTCTACCAGGAAAAG GATAGCTTTCAGGAGCACTACAAACAAACAGGGCGTTTCCCTGGCCCCACTGTGAGCCCTCCACAGCGACCATGGGCCTTGATCAACTGGCTGTTCTGGGCCTGCTTGCTCCTCTACCCGCTGGGCCTGCTACTTGCTCAACTGATCAGCACTGCATCGATAATGACCATCTTAGCATCTGTGGCTCTCTGCTCTGCAG TTTCACTGGGAGTTCGCTGGATGATTGGCCAGACTGAGACTGGCAGAGGCTCAAGCTATGGGAGTAAGGAAGTTCCTCTAAACAACAACTAG